In one Brevibacillus composti genomic region, the following are encoded:
- the ltrA gene encoding group II intron reverse transcriptase/maturase, producing MELLEQILERKNLLEALKKVESNGGAAGIDGVSTEHLRAYVVEHWEKIRQQLLDGTYKPAPVRRVEIPKPDGGVRLLGIPTALDRMLQQAILQVLTPIFDPGFSPNSFGFRPGKRGHDAVRQAQRFIREGYRIVVDIDLEKFFDRVNHDILMSRVARKVKDKRVLKLIRKYLKSGVMAGGIVSHTEEGTPQGGPLSPLLSNIMLDDLDKELERRGLHFSRFADDCNIYVKTKRAGERVKASIERYLEGKLKLKVNKEKSAVERPWKRKFLGFSFTAQKEARIRISPKSLKRVKDKIRTLTKPTWSISMKERIQQLNQYLMGWIGYYALIETPKPLAELESWLKRRLRLCLWHQWKRVRTRYRELRKLGLTHQQAFEIASTRKGAWRTSITPHLHKALGNAYWQSQGLKSVTQRYFEIRQGWRTA from the coding sequence GTGGAATTGTTGGAGCAAATCCTGGAACGGAAGAATCTCTTGGAAGCCCTAAAGAAAGTGGAGTCCAACGGTGGGGCGGCAGGCATTGATGGGGTTTCAACCGAACACCTCCGAGCCTATGTCGTCGAACACTGGGAAAAGATTCGCCAGCAACTGCTGGACGGCACCTATAAGCCTGCTCCTGTCCGAAGGGTCGAAATCCCGAAACCCGACGGAGGAGTCAGGCTATTAGGTATACCTACCGCACTGGATCGTATGCTCCAACAAGCCATTCTCCAAGTATTGACACCGATCTTCGATCCGGGGTTCTCGCCAAATAGCTTTGGCTTCCGGCCGGGAAAACGGGGACACGATGCGGTGCGTCAAGCGCAAAGATTTATCCGTGAAGGATACCGAATCGTAGTGGACATCGATCTGGAGAAATTCTTTGATCGTGTGAACCACGACATCCTCATGAGCCGCGTTGCGAGGAAAGTGAAGGACAAGAGGGTTCTGAAACTGATTCGCAAATACCTGAAGTCAGGCGTAATGGCAGGAGGGATTGTGAGCCACACAGAGGAAGGCACTCCTCAGGGCGGCCCGCTTAGTCCATTACTGTCCAACATTATGTTGGATGACCTGGATAAGGAATTGGAGCGTAGAGGACTGCACTTCAGCCGTTTTGCGGATGACTGTAACATCTACGTGAAAACAAAACGTGCCGGAGAACGGGTAAAAGCTAGTATCGAGCGATACTTGGAGGGGAAATTAAAACTCAAGGTAAACAAGGAGAAAAGCGCAGTGGAAAGGCCGTGGAAACGCAAGTTTCTGGGATTCAGTTTCACAGCGCAGAAAGAGGCAAGGATTCGTATCTCTCCGAAGTCGCTCAAGCGGGTGAAAGATAAGATTCGGACATTGACCAAACCGACATGGAGTATTTCCATGAAGGAACGGATTCAGCAACTGAATCAATATCTAATGGGGTGGATTGGCTACTACGCACTTATTGAAACCCCAAAACCACTTGCAGAGTTGGAATCATGGCTAAAACGCCGGTTACGGCTCTGTCTATGGCACCAATGGAAACGGGTTCGTACTCGTTACCGCGAACTTCGGAAATTAGGACTGACACATCAACAGGCCTTCGAAATTGCGTCCACGCGCAAAGGCGCGTGGCGCACCTCAATAACTCCCCACTTACACAAAGCCCTTGGGAATGCCTACTGGCAATCCCAAGGACTCAAGAGTGTAACCCAAAGATATTTCGAAATTCGTCAAGGTTGGCGAACCGCCTAG
- a CDS encoding dihydroorotate dehydrogenase, whose protein sequence is MPDWSYHTLFRPLLFRLPAIQARRWTLNAIGALAKCPGGPGLIELMGHMQPPASLQRKRLGITFPTPVGLGAGLDPNATALAALSQFGFGYIELGPVTKEPICEERSIERLTSHSSILYPTPMANDGVELLLERLNRMKPIRLPLGARLAFRPGSSPREAAVERRELIERLAPYCQFFTLDTREQTPAAGWDAEGWQEHLALLAGAARVPLLLAMPPDLTWEEAEGWLKPAFQAGIAGVSVSGGISASAGVSAGTPPFQAVAGRGQNPPPPSARIVGGLTREMSLSMVRQIRDHYPDLPIMASGGVTHPSDAQALLSAGADFVQLHSGLVYAGPGLPKRVNEAIWHEQHRQRESEIGQAGSDVTRDGANPSPPSDTASRDMVGEKKGWIAGKWLGFGMMAGGLLALIVALTTVVLPYDEDFLGMSSAELALINPQLLPFMSHDRVSLAGTMISIGLIYYQLSQHGLRRSLHWTRQVLLISGAIGFLSFFLFIGYGYFDILHAVLAALLLPFFVLAMRQPAREPLVPSPPQVHRDGVWRRSLWGQLFFVIIGCGLTGAGLIISAIGVTMVFVPQDLAFLCASPELLQSYNERLIPLIAHDRAGFGGALCSAGLAVLLISLWGFRQGDAWVWWTLFLGGVPGFASGIGIHFAVGYTDFVHLLPAYAGALLFLAALALTYPYFCWKS, encoded by the coding sequence ATGCCCGACTGGTCGTATCACACGTTGTTTCGTCCGCTGTTGTTTCGTTTGCCGGCCATTCAAGCGCGGCGCTGGACGCTGAATGCGATCGGCGCTTTGGCGAAATGTCCGGGGGGTCCCGGGCTGATCGAGCTGATGGGACATATGCAGCCGCCCGCTTCCCTGCAGAGAAAACGCTTGGGAATCACCTTCCCTACGCCGGTTGGCCTGGGGGCGGGACTGGATCCGAACGCTACCGCGCTTGCGGCGCTCTCGCAATTTGGCTTTGGCTATATCGAACTGGGACCGGTGACGAAGGAGCCGATCTGCGAAGAGCGATCGATTGAGCGTCTCACGTCCCATTCCTCGATCCTCTATCCCACGCCTATGGCCAATGACGGTGTCGAGCTATTGCTTGAACGATTGAACCGAATGAAGCCCATCCGGCTGCCCTTGGGTGCGCGTCTCGCTTTTCGTCCGGGCAGCAGTCCACGAGAAGCTGCTGTTGAACGGCGGGAGCTGATCGAGCGACTGGCCCCCTATTGTCAATTTTTCACGCTGGATACGAGAGAACAAACCCCTGCGGCCGGCTGGGATGCCGAAGGCTGGCAGGAGCATCTCGCGCTGCTGGCCGGTGCTGCCCGTGTCCCTCTCCTGCTGGCAATGCCTCCGGATTTGACCTGGGAGGAAGCGGAAGGGTGGCTGAAGCCTGCTTTTCAAGCAGGTATTGCCGGTGTCTCTGTGTCGGGAGGAATCTCCGCATCGGCTGGAGTCTCCGCTGGCACTCCCCCTTTTCAAGCTGTTGCAGGCAGGGGTCAGAATCCTCCTCCCCCGAGCGCTCGGATAGTCGGCGGCCTGACCCGAGAGATGAGTCTGTCCATGGTTCGGCAGATTCGCGACCACTACCCCGATCTACCCATCATGGCTTCGGGCGGGGTTACCCATCCCTCCGATGCGCAGGCGCTTCTTTCAGCGGGCGCCGATTTTGTCCAACTGCACAGCGGCTTGGTCTATGCCGGTCCCGGTCTGCCCAAACGGGTGAACGAAGCGATCTGGCACGAACAGCACAGGCAAAGGGAATCGGAGATCGGGCAAGCAGGCAGCGACGTTACCCGGGACGGCGCGAATCCGTCTCCGCCCTCGGATACGGCAAGCAGAGATATGGTCGGTGAGAAAAAAGGCTGGATAGCCGGCAAGTGGCTCGGGTTTGGCATGATGGCAGGCGGCCTGCTCGCGCTGATCGTCGCGCTGACCACGGTGGTCCTCCCCTACGATGAGGATTTTTTGGGCATGAGCAGCGCTGAACTGGCCCTGATCAATCCGCAGCTATTGCCCTTCATGTCTCATGACAGGGTCAGTCTCGCCGGGACGATGATCTCCATTGGCCTGATCTACTATCAGCTGTCGCAGCACGGCTTGCGGCGCTCTCTTCACTGGACCCGGCAGGTGTTGCTGATTTCCGGCGCGATCGGCTTTCTCAGCTTTTTCCTGTTTATCGGCTACGGGTATTTTGATATTCTCCATGCCGTACTCGCCGCTCTGCTTCTTCCCTTTTTCGTTCTCGCCATGAGGCAGCCTGCCCGCGAGCCGCTTGTCCCGTCGCCCCCGCAGGTTCACCGTGATGGGGTCTGGCGGCGGAGCCTCTGGGGACAGTTGTTCTTCGTCATCATCGGCTGCGGCCTGACTGGAGCCGGACTGATCATCTCGGCGATCGGCGTCACGATGGTTTTCGTCCCGCAGGATCTGGCCTTTTTATGCGCATCGCCGGAACTTTTGCAAAGCTACAACGAAAGGCTGATTCCCCTGATCGCCCATGACCGCGCGGGATTCGGCGGTGCGCTCTGTTCGGCCGGACTCGCGGTGCTGCTGATCAGCCTGTGGGGCTTCCGCCAGGGAGATGCTTGGGTTTGGTGGACGCTGTTTCTCGGAGGGGTCCCGGGCTTTGCTTCGGGGATCGGCATCCACTTCGCCGTCGGCTATACGGATTTTGTGCACCTGCTGCCGGCCTATGCGGGGGCGTTGCTCTTTTTGGCTGCGCTGGCGCTGACGTATCCTTATTTTTGTTGGAAATCGTAA
- a CDS encoding aminotransferase class I/II-fold pyridoxal phosphate-dependent enzyme, with the protein MRQMSTPLFSGLLEHARKNPIQFHIPGHKKGMGMHPAFREFIGDNALSIDLINIAPLDDLHHPKAMIKEAQDLAAEAFGADHTFFSVQGTSGAIMAMIMATCNPGDKIIVPRNVHKSVMAAIIFAGATPIFIHPVMDERLGISHGITVKSVQKALQKHPDAAALLVINPTYFGFAGDLREIVRTAHNYEIPVLVDEAHGVHIHFHEDLPISAMQAGADMAATSVHKLGGSLTQTSILNVREGLVDVDRVKTVMSMLTTTSTSYILLASLDMARQHLAMNGRMLTDQAMKMANKARDMINEIPRIHCIGREILGTPATHAMDPTKLLIHVRDLGITGWEVENWLRTKYNIEVEMSDLYNVLCFVTAGDTEESIQTLVNALRELSVEFAHVQAEEKPTISLPSIPILSMTPRDAFYAETEIVPLSESVGRVIAEFIMVYPPGIPIFLPGELISEENIAYIQENIRVGLPVQGPEDESLQTVKVVKRQTAIS; encoded by the coding sequence ATGAGACAAATGAGTACTCCTCTGTTTAGCGGGTTGTTGGAGCACGCCCGAAAAAACCCGATTCAATTTCACATCCCTGGTCATAAGAAGGGCATGGGCATGCACCCAGCATTCCGCGAATTCATCGGAGACAATGCTCTCTCGATTGACCTCATCAACATCGCGCCGCTGGACGATCTGCATCACCCCAAAGCGATGATTAAAGAAGCGCAGGATCTGGCTGCGGAAGCATTCGGCGCTGACCATACCTTTTTTTCGGTTCAAGGGACGAGCGGTGCGATCATGGCGATGATCATGGCCACCTGCAATCCTGGCGATAAAATAATCGTACCTCGGAACGTGCATAAGTCGGTGATGGCTGCCATTATTTTTGCCGGAGCCACGCCTATTTTTATCCATCCTGTGATGGACGAGCGTCTGGGCATCTCTCACGGGATCACGGTAAAGTCCGTGCAAAAAGCCTTGCAGAAGCACCCGGATGCGGCTGCTCTCCTGGTGATCAACCCTACCTATTTCGGGTTTGCCGGCGATTTGCGGGAAATCGTGCGCACGGCCCATAACTACGAGATTCCGGTCCTCGTCGATGAGGCGCACGGCGTCCATATCCACTTTCATGAGGACTTGCCGATCTCGGCCATGCAGGCAGGGGCGGATATGGCCGCGACCAGCGTCCACAAGCTGGGCGGCTCTCTGACGCAAACCTCGATTCTGAATGTGCGGGAAGGCCTGGTCGATGTCGATCGGGTCAAGACGGTCATGAGCATGCTGACGACGACATCCACCTCCTACATCCTGCTGGCCTCTCTGGACATGGCTCGCCAGCATCTGGCCATGAACGGACGCATGCTGACCGATCAAGCGATGAAAATGGCCAACAAGGCTCGCGACATGATCAATGAAATACCGCGCATCCACTGCATCGGCCGGGAAATCCTCGGCACCCCCGCCACCCATGCGATGGATCCGACCAAGCTGCTGATTCACGTCCGCGACCTCGGCATTACCGGCTGGGAAGTCGAGAACTGGCTCCGCACCAAGTACAATATCGAGGTGGAGATGAGCGATCTCTACAATGTGCTGTGCTTTGTGACTGCGGGCGACACCGAGGAGTCCATCCAGACGCTGGTCAATGCGCTGCGGGAGCTCTCCGTCGAATTCGCCCACGTCCAGGCGGAAGAAAAGCCGACCATCTCCCTGCCGAGCATTCCCATCCTGTCGATGACCCCGCGCGATGCTTTTTATGCGGAGACGGAGATTGTCCCTCTGTCGGAGTCGGTGGGACGCGTGATCGCGGAGTTTATCATGGTGTATCCGCCCGGCATCCCGATCTTTTTGCCCGGCGAGTTGATCAGTGAAGAAAACATCGCGTATATCCAGGAGAATATTCGCGTCGGCCTGCCTGTCCAAGGGCCGGAGGATGAATCCCTGCAAACGGTCAAGGTCGTGAAGCGTCAGACGGCGATCTCGTGA
- a CDS encoding NAD(P)H-dependent flavin oxidoreductase: MKTRVTELLQIKYPVVQGGLAYLAYAELAAAVSNAGGLGQITAMSLPSPEALREEIRKIKRLTDKPFGVNFAIGQHGRPYESMLEAALEEGIPVISVTGGNPEPLIRRTDGLDVKKLVLVASVRQAQKAESIGADAVMAVGQEGGGHLGRDDIGTFVLIPRVVDSVQIPVLASGGIGDGRGIVAALALGAEGVEMGTRFIATEECVHAHPAYKEALVQASEHDTAVIKRTLGTPARVVRTPGADRILKLESKGLGYEELKPFISGERNRLFIHKGDEQEGFGWAGQVIGLIDDIPPVQTLFDRMFREVEERLAFLNESARRSQ; the protein is encoded by the coding sequence ATGAAAACGAGAGTAACGGAACTGCTACAGATCAAATACCCGGTCGTACAGGGCGGGCTCGCCTATCTCGCCTATGCCGAACTGGCGGCGGCTGTCTCCAATGCGGGCGGCCTCGGACAGATTACGGCGATGTCTTTGCCTTCGCCGGAGGCGCTGCGAGAAGAGATCCGCAAGATTAAGAGATTGACGGACAAACCGTTCGGCGTCAACTTCGCGATCGGTCAGCATGGTCGGCCCTATGAATCGATGCTGGAGGCAGCCCTGGAGGAAGGGATTCCGGTCATCTCCGTAACTGGCGGCAATCCTGAACCGCTCATCCGCCGCACGGACGGGCTCGATGTGAAAAAACTGGTGTTGGTGGCTTCCGTCCGCCAAGCCCAGAAAGCGGAGTCCATCGGCGCAGACGCTGTGATGGCGGTCGGTCAGGAGGGGGGCGGTCATCTGGGGCGTGACGACATCGGCACCTTTGTCCTGATTCCCCGCGTCGTCGATTCCGTACAGATTCCCGTCCTGGCGAGCGGCGGCATCGGCGACGGCAGAGGCATCGTCGCGGCGCTTGCTCTGGGAGCGGAGGGAGTAGAGATGGGGACGCGTTTCATCGCGACCGAAGAATGCGTACATGCCCATCCTGCGTACAAAGAAGCGCTCGTCCAAGCTTCGGAGCACGACACCGCCGTCATCAAGCGGACGCTGGGGACTCCGGCCCGGGTCGTGCGTACGCCAGGCGCGGACCGGATCCTGAAGCTGGAGAGCAAAGGTCTTGGCTATGAAGAGTTGAAGCCGTTCATCAGCGGCGAGCGGAACCGCCTGTTCATTCACAAGGGAGATGAGCAGGAGGGCTTCGGCTGGGCCGGCCAGGTAATCGGTCTGATCGATGACATCCCGCCGGTGCAAACCCTTTTTGACCGCATGTTTCGGGAGGTCGAAGAGAGACTTGCCTTCTTGAACGAGAGTGCCAGACGTTCCCAGTAA
- a CDS encoding YktB family protein — protein MTTAFTGFDDRDFDVFAIEGLDERMEGIKTLIRPKLDALGQHFAPALSALTGEEMFYHVAKHARRTVNPPNDTWVAWAGDKRGYKKHPHFQTGLWGTHLFVWYAVIYESPFKEEIGRAMRDQLDEIMALIPDDFHWSPDHMQPASTSQAVLGREGVAQLIDRLQRVKKAEILCGITINRHDPILRDGDKLLKRLDETFSVLAKLYSLSKLSSPSAIR, from the coding sequence ATGACAACAGCTTTTACAGGATTTGACGACAGGGATTTCGACGTATTTGCGATTGAAGGACTGGATGAGCGGATGGAGGGAATCAAAACGCTGATTCGTCCCAAGCTGGATGCGCTCGGTCAGCATTTTGCCCCTGCCCTGTCCGCTTTAACCGGTGAAGAGATGTTTTATCACGTAGCCAAGCACGCACGCAGAACCGTAAATCCTCCCAACGATACATGGGTTGCCTGGGCCGGCGACAAGCGCGGATATAAAAAACATCCTCATTTTCAGACAGGCTTGTGGGGTACCCATCTCTTTGTCTGGTATGCCGTGATATACGAATCGCCTTTTAAAGAAGAGATCGGCCGGGCCATGCGGGACCAGTTGGACGAGATCATGGCACTCATTCCCGACGACTTCCACTGGTCGCCCGATCACATGCAGCCTGCAAGCACAAGCCAAGCCGTATTGGGACGGGAAGGCGTCGCCCAATTGATCGACAGACTGCAGCGGGTGAAAAAAGCCGAAATACTCTGCGGGATTACGATCAATCGCCATGATCCCATCCTGCGTGACGGAGACAAACTGCTCAAGCGGCTGGACGAGACTTTCTCCGTTCTCGCCAAGCTGTACAGCCTCAGCAAGCTCAGTTCCCCCAGCGCCATTCGATAG
- a CDS encoding DUF4446 family protein, with product MESLLSLTDNASLLLLILLGLIVLLFLFLIAQSVRIRRLRKSINRLLVGTNGTNLEEGMHHLLGELEDVKKRQTDQQFLLNRLSQRVAGQCANVGIVRYNAFEDIGSDLSFSMAILDDAQNGVVVTSIYSRMESRVYAKPIEQGTSPYHLSEEELTAIRKAMNQLSGRTS from the coding sequence ATGGAATCACTCCTATCGCTCACGGATAACGCCTCTTTGTTGCTCTTGATCTTGCTTGGACTCATCGTCCTGTTGTTTCTCTTCCTGATTGCCCAATCCGTCCGGATCCGCCGCCTGCGCAAATCGATCAACCGCCTATTGGTCGGAACGAATGGAACCAATCTGGAAGAAGGCATGCACCATCTTCTCGGCGAGTTGGAGGATGTGAAAAAACGGCAGACGGATCAGCAGTTTCTGTTGAATCGCCTGTCGCAGCGGGTTGCCGGACAGTGCGCAAACGTCGGAATCGTTCGCTACAATGCGTTTGAAGACATTGGCAGCGATCTCAGCTTTTCGATGGCGATCCTCGACGATGCCCAAAACGGCGTGGTCGTCACCAGCATATACAGCCGGATGGAGTCGCGGGTGTACGCGAAGCCGATCGAACAAGGGACATCCCCCTACCACCTATCGGAAGAAGAACTCACCGCGATTCGCAAAGCCATGAACCAGCTATCCGGCCGAACCTCCTGA
- the speD gene encoding adenosylmethionine decarboxylase — protein MEYSTFGRHVAVDTWGVQFDLLNDAEFLKKEMIEAAESCGATVLSVQAKQFSPQGATVLVLLSESHLSIHTYPERGFAALDCYTCGETVDPQVAIDYLVSVLKPEKVYAKKLVRGTGELQVVEPEMKAAEVAVK, from the coding sequence ATGGAATACTCGACTTTCGGAAGACACGTTGCCGTTGACACATGGGGAGTTCAGTTTGACTTGTTGAACGACGCCGAATTTTTGAAAAAGGAAATGATTGAGGCTGCTGAAAGCTGTGGTGCCACTGTACTGAGTGTGCAAGCCAAGCAATTTTCTCCTCAAGGGGCTACCGTTCTGGTTCTTCTCTCGGAAAGCCATCTGTCCATCCATACCTACCCGGAGCGCGGATTTGCCGCTCTGGACTGCTACACCTGCGGTGAAACCGTAGACCCGCAAGTCGCCATTGATTATCTGGTATCTGTGTTGAAACCGGAAAAAGTGTATGCGAAGAAATTGGTTCGCGGCACAGGCGAATTGCAAGTGGTTGAACCGGAAATGAAGGCGGCCGAGGTGGCAGTGAAGTAA
- a CDS encoding YhcN/YlaJ family sporulation lipoprotein, which translates to MNNKWTYSVVGLLLMTALSGCATSGTDQQNGQKTQNAARPNTAATQNASPNQMNQNANRGNVNQQQGATYGNQFDRTVADRMVKAAADVPGVVASTAVVYGNDAVIGIQTRFGPNQRQQRQVTEQKVQAAARQIAPQMNIRVTSDDTMYGRIQGLSSTVTQGFTQAGQAVTSGPNTAWPNLHNAASDFTVLIRDLGRAVTAPFR; encoded by the coding sequence ATGAATAATAAATGGACGTATTCCGTGGTGGGTTTGCTGCTTATGACCGCTTTGTCCGGCTGTGCAACATCTGGCACCGATCAACAAAACGGGCAGAAGACCCAGAATGCAGCTCGCCCCAACACTGCGGCGACGCAAAATGCTTCCCCTAACCAGATGAATCAAAATGCCAACCGTGGCAACGTCAATCAGCAGCAGGGAGCCACGTACGGCAACCAGTTCGATCGAACCGTGGCTGACCGGATGGTCAAAGCCGCCGCGGATGTGCCCGGTGTGGTAGCTTCTACCGCCGTGGTCTATGGCAATGACGCGGTAATCGGGATTCAAACCCGTTTTGGTCCCAATCAACGCCAACAGCGGCAAGTCACGGAGCAAAAAGTCCAAGCGGCTGCGAGACAGATCGCTCCGCAGATGAATATCCGCGTGACGTCCGACGATACGATGTACGGCCGAATCCAAGGGCTCAGCTCGACGGTAACGCAAGGGTTTACCCAAGCGGGTCAAGCCGTGACATCCGGCCCGAATACCGCTTGGCCCAACCTGCATAATGCCGCGAGCGACTTCACCGTGCTGATCCGCGATCTCGGACGCGCGGTTACGGCTCCATTCCGGTAA
- the typA gene encoding translational GTPase TypA, with protein sequence MKRLDIRNIAIIAHVDHGKTTLVDKLLIQSGTFRSNQQVEERMMDSNDLERERGITILAKTTSVKYNEYTINILDTPGHADFGGEVERIMSMVDGVILIVDAFEGCMPQTRFVLKKALESNVTPIVVVNKVDRENARPQEVINEIYDLFIDLDATEEQLEFPIVYASGLQGIAGMEPDKLEGDLRPLFDTIIKHIPAPEANHEEPLQMQVTMLDYNDFLGRIGIGRIYRGVLNVNDTVALVKRDGSIKRMRVQKLFGFSGLQRVEQKTAKAGDIVAISGLEDINVGETVCHADHPDPLPLLKIDEPTLQMTFLVNNSPFAGREGKHVTSRKLRDRLMAELETDVSLRVEETDSPDAFIVSGRGELHLSILVENMRREGFELGVSKPEVIVRVIDGQKMEPAERLIIDVPEEYTGPVMETLGQRKAEMVNMINNGFGQVRLEFIIPSRGLIGYRTEFLTITRGYGIMNHSFDSYRPLVAGSVGGRHAGVLISNETGTATTYGLMSVEDRGIMFIEPGTEVYEGMIVGEHNRDNDLTVNVCKEKHATNVRSATKDDTVKMKTPRLLTLEEALEYLNDDELCEVTPTSVRLRKKYLTKSERERYEKQKRYVTQ encoded by the coding sequence ATGAAGCGTCTTGATATACGCAACATCGCAATTATTGCCCACGTCGACCACGGGAAAACTACGCTGGTGGACAAACTGCTGATTCAATCGGGTACTTTTCGAAGCAACCAGCAAGTAGAAGAGCGGATGATGGACTCCAACGACCTGGAGAGAGAGCGTGGAATCACGATTCTCGCCAAAACCACATCCGTCAAATACAACGAATACACCATCAACATCCTGGATACGCCGGGCCACGCCGACTTTGGCGGAGAAGTAGAGCGGATCATGAGCATGGTGGACGGTGTCATTCTGATCGTCGATGCTTTTGAAGGATGCATGCCGCAAACGCGGTTTGTCCTGAAAAAAGCGCTGGAGTCAAACGTAACGCCGATCGTCGTGGTCAATAAAGTGGACCGTGAGAACGCACGCCCGCAAGAAGTAATCAATGAGATTTACGACCTCTTTATTGATCTCGACGCAACAGAAGAGCAGCTGGAGTTCCCGATCGTTTATGCATCGGGCCTGCAGGGAATTGCCGGCATGGAGCCGGACAAGCTGGAGGGCGACTTGCGCCCGCTGTTTGATACCATTATTAAGCATATTCCAGCGCCGGAGGCCAACCATGAGGAGCCGCTGCAAATGCAGGTGACCATGCTCGATTACAACGACTTCTTGGGTCGGATCGGGATCGGCCGCATCTACCGCGGCGTGCTGAACGTAAACGACACGGTCGCGCTGGTCAAGCGCGACGGTTCGATCAAACGCATGCGCGTGCAGAAGCTGTTTGGCTTCTCCGGCTTGCAGCGCGTGGAGCAAAAGACGGCCAAGGCGGGGGATATCGTCGCCATCTCCGGCCTGGAGGACATCAACGTAGGGGAGACTGTTTGCCATGCCGATCATCCGGACCCGCTGCCGCTCCTCAAAATCGATGAGCCAACGCTGCAGATGACCTTCTTGGTCAACAACAGTCCGTTTGCCGGCCGGGAAGGGAAGCACGTCACCTCCCGCAAGCTGCGCGACCGTCTGATGGCGGAGCTCGAGACCGATGTCTCGCTGCGCGTGGAGGAGACGGATTCGCCGGACGCCTTCATCGTGTCGGGCCGCGGTGAGCTTCACCTCTCCATTCTGGTCGAAAACATGCGCCGGGAAGGCTTCGAGCTGGGTGTATCCAAGCCTGAGGTAATCGTCCGGGTGATCGATGGACAGAAAATGGAGCCGGCGGAACGTCTGATTATCGACGTGCCGGAAGAATATACGGGTCCTGTGATGGAAACGCTCGGCCAACGAAAAGCGGAAATGGTCAACATGATCAATAATGGCTTTGGCCAAGTCCGTCTGGAGTTCATCATCCCGTCCCGCGGGCTGATCGGGTACCGCACGGAGTTTTTGACGATTACACGCGGCTACGGCATCATGAACCACTCCTTTGACAGCTATCGTCCGCTGGTCGCGGGCAGTGTCGGCGGCCGCCATGCCGGAGTCCTGATTTCCAACGAGACCGGGACAGCCACCACCTATGGCCTCATGTCCGTGGAAGATCGCGGCATCATGTTTATCGAGCCGGGTACCGAGGTGTACGAAGGCATGATCGTAGGCGAACACAACCGCGACAATGATCTGACGGTCAACGTTTGCAAAGAGAAGCACGCGACCAACGTCCGCTCGGCCACGAAGGATGATACCGTCAAAATGAAGACGCCTCGTCTGCTGACGCTGGAAGAGGCGCTCGAATACCTGAATGACGACGAGCTGTGCGAGGTCACTCCGACCTCTGTGCGCCTGCGCAAAAAATACCTGACCAAATCGGAGCGGGAGCGCTACGAGAAACAAAAGCGCTACGTCACCCAGTAA
- a CDS encoding glutathione peroxidase yields the protein MGIYDIAVKTISGQETTLASYKGSVLLIVNTASACGLTPQYKGLQELYETYRDRGLVVLGFPCNQFAQQEPGTEEEIAAFCERNYGVSFPLFAKIDVNGPNAHPLYQYLKSHAPSGEDQEIEWNFAKFLVDRDGQVVKRIDPRTKPEELTEIIEPYL from the coding sequence TTGGGTATCTATGACATCGCGGTGAAAACGATATCCGGTCAGGAGACAACGCTTGCGAGCTATAAAGGCAGCGTTCTGTTGATTGTGAATACGGCAAGTGCCTGCGGTCTTACTCCGCAGTACAAAGGGCTGCAGGAATTGTACGAAACCTATCGGGACCGCGGGCTGGTCGTACTGGGCTTTCCCTGCAATCAGTTCGCCCAGCAGGAGCCCGGGACGGAAGAAGAAATCGCAGCCTTCTGCGAGCGCAACTACGGCGTCAGCTTTCCGCTGTTTGCCAAAATCGACGTCAACGGGCCAAACGCCCATCCGCTTTACCAGTATCTCAAGAGCCATGCTCCAAGCGGCGAGGACCAGGAGATCGAATGGAATTTCGCCAAGTTCCTGGTGGATCGGGACGGTCAAGTGGTCAAACGGATCGACCCCCGCACCAAACCGGAAGAACTGACAGAAATCATCGAGCCGTATTTGTAA